One window from the genome of Drosophila albomicans strain 15112-1751.03 chromosome 2L, ASM965048v2, whole genome shotgun sequence encodes:
- the LOC117563538 gene encoding uncharacterized protein LOC117563538, with product MWLQIWRSMALLLLIAITTRAAYRDHDVLHLMNLQVYMNSEVPYGKETFVVMAMSVFPRDTVRLRLYAKSYLLAYLLLSADEQTMPPKFEKTRRISNVLKELQIKPPQPVLYETAYFAKIASIFWDTDDDLMTLTAVIPKKPMIPEVTVEVAFKVTLPNYCVPLLKMIHCGVAQNPQEVIPTRSTSITTIFKEKCKIHNVTLTWTIYDLSETELLYSIRNQRMIFTLKRFSLTQVPAAHELWRNLFVIKPQGVYEGIPFMARCYVEMVQSKVEAIIHGGRHREANVADALLMDGSSSRDYSKPKKIRQFKAYHWTCTSEDDYTNRLCRSPMGFKGSKLVIPRDKFLVNCQYDFTLTVAANNNRMIKSKASQSVQMVNYGVLHVSIVCMSNCANRQYNPLNKVRLRARCLNCGTQTIKYAWYVGDQYTLSSENMTMHVRTMGTMANIKVVLQLEDGRKGEDQTDLMKTVVPVGGTCEVNPKAGVEARTPFFVCCSDYVTDHKPIEFFYYADRVLLNKCLQCNCPVHLPHNVNQIKVLICDSLLTCRTNFVDVEVTPLEDPVIDTPEEIWQYITEEPNDIVDMMDRGLNMQFYQTLESLACRLNTAEGGEVLMRAFENAYPESLITLGKLANLTQTFGKRFTPINIREHNLLTKTLAKLNENFQTLYNNRGRIEMTEQPYINVTVACVTVYEMMDRINRKIPRPPQHIYDEYRKAINENKLQQDVIDRLREEINAFDDEEAKNRSLRWLNAKWETERLYRFLDLARQHGLQGDPSEVGLEAVSLEIQCFYIEANRHYNIKTSDSMHVVFFSPELLQETKEPETNYICLKVLSTTRELYWWYPEEKQPSAVLLSVRIYVYEDEFKEERRLSDSDIRFVTTVGKYKPALDKNDSISAGAKYMTKINVKSDMTGDLGIDFSQNVARSQAVEEDDDLIFPSDDTKPQNKGRKPSLDDEEDEYVISDAGRFIHCLESGTVSYMQQVRLYRVSIEGHAMVTVRFKESSHELQVLLYIGARPRSWRDKVSKASCFVPSNSSNKIMLIRNKCPETKRAYMAFQINGAGDYHEDEDTPVPNGPASYAFVFQERSCDYWKYSLSESSQHWSHDQCYPILEFQKKGTLHCECTVLGTYTSYVYHIPATAVPLDADRIDMNMVLLVFYIVIFTLIFIGLLVLVIWFNKRPTKAVICDMSGLNTESGRDVHDLLIFVKTGGRINAQTTATVRLIFQTTQRAELQFTIMQDPEHPQLTRNSTYVLLIRTRDIRIPTRIAVAHNNAGRYPSWFLRRIELVDLQHQMSQVFIVNRWVRQKFLILSSSMVLRFGDNRVVEKWRERFLSSFEVLWINWGLWHPLTGKWRDSKSCNSLSRSQRVCVFVSKMMVIYCIVVCLFGHSSRHSVYEDRKITIKGKDVLTMFIYCSIATNLVHFIFVSIILSN from the exons ATGTGGCTGCAAATATGGCGGAGCATGGCTTTGCTCCTTCTAATAGCAATCACAACTAGAGCCGCCTATAGGGATCACGATGTGTTGCATTTGATGAATCTACAAGTGTACATGAATAGCGAAGTGCCATATGGAAAGGAGACGTTTGTGGTGATGGCCATGTCCGTATTTCCAAGAGATACCGTACGACTACGTCTTTACGCAAAGAGCTACCTGTTGGCCTATCTTCTGCTCAGTGCTGATGAACAGACAATGCCACCTAAGTTCGAGAAGACGCGCCGCATTAGCAATGTTTTGAAGGAGCTTCAAATAAAACCACCACAACCTGTGCTTTACGAAACtgcatattttgcaaaaattgcaTCAATATTCTGGGATACTGACGACGATCTAATGACTCTGACGGCAGTGATTCCTAAAAAACCTATGATCCCCGAAGTTACTGTAGAGGTTGCTTTTAAGGTTACTCTGCCTAATTACTGTGTTCCATTGTTAAAGATGATTCATTGCGGCGTTGCCCAGAATCCCCAGGAAGTTATCCCAACTCGCAGCACATCAATTACTACGATATTCAAGGAGAAATGCAAAATTCATAATGTGACATTAACGTGGACCATTTACGATCTGTCCGAGACGG AATTATTGTATTCAATTCGGAATCAACGCatgatttttactttaaagCGTTTCAGCCTGACTCAAGTGCCAGCTGCTCATGAGCTCTGGCGAAATCTTTTCGTGATCAAACCTCAGGGCGTCTATGAAGGCATTCCCTTCATGGCCCGTTGCTATGTGGAAATGGTACAATCCAAGGTCGAGGCAATTATTCACGGTGGTCGACATCGCGAAGCGAATGTAGCAGACGCACTTTTAATGGATGGATCATCTAGTCGCGATTACTCTAAGCCCAAGAAGATTCGACAATTTAAAGCTTATCACTGGACCTGTACATCAGAAGACGATTATACAAATCGGCTTTGTAGATCGCCAATGGGGTTTAAAG GCTCAAAACTTGTAATACCCAGGGATAAATTTCTTGTCAACTGTCAATACGATTTCACATTGACGGTGGCTGCCAATAACAATCGAATGATCAAGTCAAAGGCATCCCAGTCGGTACAAATGGTTAACTACGGAGTACTGCATGTGTCGATTGTTTGCATGTCGAATTGCGCCAACCGTCAATACAATCCATTAAATAAGGTGCGCCTTAGGGCCAGGTGCCTGAATTGTGGCACTCAGACCATCAAATATGCATGGTATGTTGGCGACCAGTATACCCTCAGCTCTGAGAATATGACGATGCATGTGCGTACGATGGGAACGATGGCCAACATTAAGGTAGTCTTGCAGCTGGAAGATGGACGCAAGGGAGAGGATCAGACGGACCTAATGAAGACAGTGGTTCCTGTTGGCGGCACGTGTGAAGTGAACCCAAAAGCCGGAGTTGAGGCCAGGACTCCTTTTTTTGTCTGTTGCAGCGACTATGTAACTGACCATAAACCCATCGAGTTTTTCTATTATGCCGATCGTGTGTTGCTCAACAAATGCTTGCAATGCAATTGCCCAGTGCATCTGCCACATAATGTGAATCAGATCAAGGTGCTGATATGCGATAGCTTGCTTACGTGCCGCACGAATTTCGTGGATGTAGAAGTGACGCCACTTGAAGATCCTGTAATCGATACCCCAGAGGAGATATGGCAATACATCACAGAGGAGCCGAACGATATTGTAGACATGATGGATCGTGgtttaaatatgcaattttacCAGACACTCGAATCGTTGGCTTGCCGCCTCAATACTGCTGAAGGTGGTGAGGTATTGATGCGAGCCTTTGAGAACGCTTATCCCGAATCTCTGATTACGCTCGGCAAGTTGGCCAACTTAACGCAAACCTTCGGTAAGAGGTTTACGCCCATTAATATCCGGGAGCATAACTTGTTGACCAAAACGTTGGCCAAACTAAACGAAAACTTTCAAACACTGTACAACAATAGAGGGCGAATAGAGATGACTGAGCAGCCATATATTAATGTGACTGTTGCTTGTGTCACCGTCTACGAGATGATGGATCGCATTAATCGGAAAATTCCACGTCCACCGCAACATATATACGATGAATATCGCAAAGcaatcaatgaaaataaactgcAACAGGATGTTATTGATCGACTCAGGGAGGAGATAAATGCTTTCGACGATGAGGAGGCTAAGAACCGTTCGCTACGCTGGTTGAATGCCAAGTGGGAAACGGAACGGCTCTATCGATTCCTAGACTTGGCTCGACAACATGGTTTGCAAGGGGATCCCTCTGAAGTAGGTTTGGAGGCCGTTTCCCTAGAAATTCAGTGTTTTTATATTGAAGCAAATCGCCACTACAATATCAAGACTAGCGATAGCATGCACGTTGTGTTTTTCTCACCCGAACTATTGCAGGAAACCAAGGAACCTGAGACCAATTACATTTGCCTTAAGGTCCTCTCGACAACACGCGAACTTTATTGGTGGTACCCAGAGGAGAAGCAACCCAGTGCCGTGCTGCTCTCTGTGCGCATCTATGTGTATGAAGACGAGTTCAAGGAGGAGCGCCGCTTATCCGACAGCGACATTCGATTCGTGACTACTGTGGGCAAGTACAAACCAGCCCTGGACAAAAACGACTCTATTA GTGCAGGTGCCAAATATATGACAAAGATAAATGTAAAAAGTGACATGACGGGTGACCTAGGCATAGACTTTAGCCAGAATGTCGCACGTAGTCAGGCGGTGGAGGAGGACGATGACCTCATCTTCCCGTCGGATG ATACCAAGCCTCAAAATAAGGGCCGTAAACCTAGTTTAGATGATGAGGAGGATGAATATGTGATCTCGGATGCGGGAAGATTTATTCACTGTCTGGAGTCGGGCACAGTGAGCTACATGCAACAGGTGCGCCTGTATCGCGTTAGTATTGAGGGCCATGCGATGGTAACGGTGCGCTTTAAGGAGTCATCACATGAACTGCAAGTGCTGCTCTACATCGGGGCGAGACCAAGATCATGGAGGGATAAAGTGTCCAAGGCCAGTTGCTTTGTGCCCTCCAATTCAAGCAACAAGATCATGCTCATTCGCAATAAATGCCCTGAAACCAAACGGGCCTATATGGCATTCCAGATCAATGGTGCAGGGGATTACCATGAAGACGAAGACACGCCGGTGCCCAATGGTCCGGCTAGCTATGCATTTGTATTCCAGGAGCGCAGCTGTGATTATTGGAAATACAGTTTGTCAGAGAGCTCGCAGCACTGGTCCCACGACCAATGCTATCCCATACTGGAGTTCCAAAAAAAGGGCACTCTCCATTGCGAATGCACTGTGCTCGGCACCTATACCAGCTATGTATATCACATCCCAGCCACTGCAGTGCCATTGGACGCGGATCGTATAGACATGAATATGGTGTTGCTTGTTTTCTATATCGTAATCTTTACACTGATTTTCATTGGGCTGCTGGTGCTGGTCATTTGGTTCAATAAGCGTCCCACCAAGGCGGTCATTTGTGATATGAGCGGCTTGAACACAGAATCTGGTCGGGATGTACATGATCTATTGATATTTGTGAAGACTGGTGGACGCATCAATGCCCAAACTACGGCCACGGTGCGTCTCATCTTTCAGACCACTCAACGGGCCGAATTACAGTTCACAATCATGCAGGATCCAGAGCATCCTCAGCTAACTCGGAATTCCACGTACGTGCTTCTGATTCGTACACGTGACATTCGTATTCCAACTCGAATTGCGGTTGCTCACAACAATGCGGGACGCTATCCTAGCTGGTTTCTGCGACGCATCGAGTTGGTGGATCTGCAGCATCAGATGAGCCAAGTGTTTATAGTCAATCGATGGGTGCGCCAGAAGTTTCTCATCCTCAGCTCGTCGATGGTTCTTAGGTTTGGAGACAATCGCGTAGTCGAGAAGTGGCGCGAAAGATTCTTATCCTCGTTCGAAGTGTTGTGGATCAATTGGGGGCTTTGGCATCCGTTGACCGGGAAATGGCGAGATAGCAAGTCCTGCAACAGTTTGTCGCGATCCCAGCGAGTTTGCGTATTTGTAAGTAAGATGATGGTCATCTACTGCATTGTAGTCTGTTTGTTTGGACATTCGTCGCGGCATTCCGTCTATGAGGATCGCAAAATTACCATAAAGGGCAAAGATGTATTGACAATGTTCATCTATTGTTCCATTGCCACAAATTTAGTTCACTTTATTTTCGTTTCAATTATTCTATCAAATTAA
- the LOC117563293 gene encoding translocation protein SEC62 isoform X2: MSEKKRARRRKDEYSEPGQQKVEKPSKDEKNVAKWLKKNVKTKKTKFLSHIVEYFTSSKAIDALMKSKFAEGDAPLFTTREQAVEFMDIMLEHKFFHRAKKVPVTLDELRGKSEKKSDSSKAQDKEKEKNDGKSNAKSSNSSSEKKDTDPEGDGGNGVQTIVVDKKEKKKRKIRLDMHPEQIFVDGSEAYVWIFDPIPLHYWIFGFLLLLGAVGICMYPLWPPMLRKGVYYLSITAAGFLVFILALTVVRLIIFTIVWALTGGKLHFWIFPNLTEDVGFFASFWPLYESNYVSDTSASTSSKSEKKSKSKSKKKEKDSDAEDTVVDGDGDGDGDVEGDADALPLEPEKIEQIKEHDADMEVRKRRKVGADDYEEDDDDVGGDATQNYESEISSSRLDATAQAKDTKAGTPRNSESDSESSSKDYEIISSSEVQNVASN; the protein is encoded by the exons ATGTCGGAAAAGAAACGTGCACGTCGTCGCAAAGAT GAATATTCCGAGCCTGGCCAGCAGAAGGTGGAAAAGCCTTCAAAAGATGAAAAGAATGTGGCAAAATGGCTAAAGAAAAATGTGAAGACAAAGAAAACGAAGTTTCTGAGTCACATCGTCGAGTACTTCACTTCGAGCAAGGCGATCGATGCGCTGATGAAGTCCAAATTCGCCGAGGGCGATGCTCCATTGTTTACCACTAGGGAACAGGCAGTGGAATTTATGGATATTATGCTGGAACATAAGTTCTTCCATCGCGCCAAGAAAGTTCCGGTCACATTAGACGAACTTCGCGGCAAGTCGGAAAAGAAGTCGGACTCTAGCAAAGCGCAGGATAAAGAGAAGGAAAAGAACGATGgtaaatcaaatgcaaagtCCTCTAACTCATCGTCAGAGAAGAAAGATACCGATCCAGAGGGCGATGGTGGTAATGGAGTGCAAACCATCGTGGTTGacaagaaagagaaaaagaaacgCAAAATCCGCCTGGACATGCATCCagaacaaatatttgtagatgGTTCTGAAGCATATGTTTGGATCTTTGATCCCATCCCATTACACTACTGGATATTTGGCTTCTTATTGCTGTTGGGCGCCGTTGGCATTTGCATGTATCCGTTATGGCCACCAATGCTACGCAAGGGCGTCTATTACTTGTCCATAACCGCAGCCGGATTCCTGGTCTTCATACTGGCTCTGACCGTTGTAcgtttaattatatttacgaTCGTGTGGGCTCTGACTGGCGGCAAACTGCATTTCTGGATCTTTCCGAATTTGACCGAAGATGTGGGTTTCTTTGCTTCATTTTGGCCGCTGTATGAG AGTAATTATGTAAGCGATACATCCGCATCAACATCATCTAAGTCAGAAAAGAAAtccaaatcaaaatcgaaGAAAAAGGAGAAAGATAGCGATGCCGAGGATACTGTTGTAGATGGTGATGGTGACGGTGATGGTGACGTTGAGGGCGATGCGGACGCCTTGCCACTTGAACCGGAAAAAATTGAGCAAATCAAAGAGCACGATGCCGATATGGAAGTGCGTAAGCGCCGTAAGGTTGGTGCTGACGATTATgaggaggatgatgatgatgttggcGGTGATGCGACTCAAAATTATGAGAGCGAAATATCATCGTCACGATTGGACGCCACGGCACAAGCCAAGGATACCAAAGCTGG CACACCCCGCAATTCGGAATCAGACTCTGAGAGCTCTAGCAAAGATTATGAGATAATTAGTTCAAGTGAAGTGCAAAACGTTGCGAGCAACTGA
- the LOC117563293 gene encoding translocation protein SEC62 isoform X1, which yields MSEDERFSDRDLYEVEEEEEEQEIFDDGLEYSEPGQQKVEKPSKDEKNVAKWLKKNVKTKKTKFLSHIVEYFTSSKAIDALMKSKFAEGDAPLFTTREQAVEFMDIMLEHKFFHRAKKVPVTLDELRGKSEKKSDSSKAQDKEKEKNDGKSNAKSSNSSSEKKDTDPEGDGGNGVQTIVVDKKEKKKRKIRLDMHPEQIFVDGSEAYVWIFDPIPLHYWIFGFLLLLGAVGICMYPLWPPMLRKGVYYLSITAAGFLVFILALTVVRLIIFTIVWALTGGKLHFWIFPNLTEDVGFFASFWPLYESNYVSDTSASTSSKSEKKSKSKSKKKEKDSDAEDTVVDGDGDGDGDVEGDADALPLEPEKIEQIKEHDADMEVRKRRKVGADDYEEDDDDVGGDATQNYESEISSSRLDATAQAKDTKAGTPRNSESDSESSSKDYEIISSSEVQNVASN from the exons ATGAGTGAGGACGAGCGATTCTCGGACAGAGATCTTTATGAGGttgaggaggaggaagaggaacaGGAAATCTTCGACGATGGCTTG GAATATTCCGAGCCTGGCCAGCAGAAGGTGGAAAAGCCTTCAAAAGATGAAAAGAATGTGGCAAAATGGCTAAAGAAAAATGTGAAGACAAAGAAAACGAAGTTTCTGAGTCACATCGTCGAGTACTTCACTTCGAGCAAGGCGATCGATGCGCTGATGAAGTCCAAATTCGCCGAGGGCGATGCTCCATTGTTTACCACTAGGGAACAGGCAGTGGAATTTATGGATATTATGCTGGAACATAAGTTCTTCCATCGCGCCAAGAAAGTTCCGGTCACATTAGACGAACTTCGCGGCAAGTCGGAAAAGAAGTCGGACTCTAGCAAAGCGCAGGATAAAGAGAAGGAAAAGAACGATGgtaaatcaaatgcaaagtCCTCTAACTCATCGTCAGAGAAGAAAGATACCGATCCAGAGGGCGATGGTGGTAATGGAGTGCAAACCATCGTGGTTGacaagaaagagaaaaagaaacgCAAAATCCGCCTGGACATGCATCCagaacaaatatttgtagatgGTTCTGAAGCATATGTTTGGATCTTTGATCCCATCCCATTACACTACTGGATATTTGGCTTCTTATTGCTGTTGGGCGCCGTTGGCATTTGCATGTATCCGTTATGGCCACCAATGCTACGCAAGGGCGTCTATTACTTGTCCATAACCGCAGCCGGATTCCTGGTCTTCATACTGGCTCTGACCGTTGTAcgtttaattatatttacgaTCGTGTGGGCTCTGACTGGCGGCAAACTGCATTTCTGGATCTTTCCGAATTTGACCGAAGATGTGGGTTTCTTTGCTTCATTTTGGCCGCTGTATGAG AGTAATTATGTAAGCGATACATCCGCATCAACATCATCTAAGTCAGAAAAGAAAtccaaatcaaaatcgaaGAAAAAGGAGAAAGATAGCGATGCCGAGGATACTGTTGTAGATGGTGATGGTGACGGTGATGGTGACGTTGAGGGCGATGCGGACGCCTTGCCACTTGAACCGGAAAAAATTGAGCAAATCAAAGAGCACGATGCCGATATGGAAGTGCGTAAGCGCCGTAAGGTTGGTGCTGACGATTATgaggaggatgatgatgatgttggcGGTGATGCGACTCAAAATTATGAGAGCGAAATATCATCGTCACGATTGGACGCCACGGCACAAGCCAAGGATACCAAAGCTGG CACACCCCGCAATTCGGAATCAGACTCTGAGAGCTCTAGCAAAGATTATGAGATAATTAGTTCAAGTGAAGTGCAAAACGTTGCGAGCAACTGA
- the LOC117563294 gene encoding uncharacterized protein LOC117563294, with protein sequence MFRLYELYSLYSQNKMYRSSTLWCLCEKLPRSILHVAPTPKVWCEVCGRRRRPQACSTSSSDEEKPEAEHRQPVQRVVEETNAYVMPQKLNKAAKKPKPVYLNSNCLKCGRQSKPSSIVQQEPKVKDSTSNRVYMGRHGHYRKPKRLHAKRHDEMINNYVEPMEPPPPPSPPPSNSPPVNGSESVWEPPDNNMPKPVAFAQNGFTRPPRDPQPENLFVSDLIPLDKPITDVASGAISKRPSPHRPLCSHYSRPLPTLSRVVSQILVDHKVRAKGGGLPAKQNVSKDSSCASQFSPFNSYEGPSEDALVGPGVRQMLLQPRALHIQSRNHFPSTKLSTFDSEPSSECSTSSAHFDMPTAPPAERQCHSYTAGPPLQMRDMMNAVALSGLSDNSASSSSHKSTNSTLPGREESVRSCDDEEPELTKKSNDADMGPTAIMEKLLWLIDQHPTDDATPDPNSLLAQTDASLMDTQVKSDGIIDKHSESVKVLLQFVKNLHIEGTNKNSIPSTILNNDIEDNLQTSADSPLPELHISNDMSNEFYLNTSNKSAGDAKYINVLSNGNNVKYLGKRETSHLTGNGGTSIWSFITRFFKAKHYTETTTALDDSAVISIVTDELKPLKSAENLHYGAINQFPKKHNFQDKKSINQIVSSNSNNRNCRKCGLHRAAQVEYKKSCRFYSSASNARQTARLSMSNCLKMHHKQTIKSAPKTCHEKHVNTKMQAMNLTKHFENKYYSVNEESKKSFGLKERIQNVQQNSEESVTTSTIFESCNTSVGSVLDGLKSAPLPRDIELLALLQRRLIHKRTKLPTVYQVASTIETIRFECSEIIKPKMTSYTVEMGRVEYSTLENFRLNKHCGLIEFRIPDIRKDVSKQVKANEYNIKYSTTSESSKYFEDSLLESNTTPSKRQMLAVWPGHAFSYRKRRKKSKTMQELKSAINDDRSADEDDNAQTDHKKREVQDTWISNELVQKKIHEMMIKPIRLLN encoded by the coding sequence ATGTTTCGATTATATGAACTGTACTCGCTTTACtcgcaaaataaaatgtacagATCCTCAACGCTTTGGTGTCTCTGTGAGAAGTTGCCGCGCTCAATTCTCCACGTTGCGCCGACTCCCAAGGTTTGGTGCGAGGTGTGCGGTCGACGCAGACGCCCACAGGCTTGCTCCACCTCGTCCAGTGATGAGGAGAAGCCTGAAGCAGAGCATAGGCAACCAGTGCAACGGGTTGTGGAGGAAACTAATGCGTATGTGATGCCCCAGAAGCTGAACAAGGCGGCCAAGAAGCCAAAGCCTGTTTACTTAAACAGCAATTGTCTAAAGTGCGGTCGCCAATCGAAGCCTTCGTCGATAGTTCAGCAGGAACCCAAAGTCAAGgacagcaccagcaacagggTGTACATGGGTCGCCATGGCCACTACCGGAAGCCAAAAAGATTGCACGCCAAGCGACATGATGAAATGATAAACAACTATGTGGAGCCAATGGAACCACCACCGCCCCCCTCACCACCGCCTTCTAATTCGCCGCCAGTTAACGGTAGTGAATCTGTTTGGGAGCCACCCGACAATAATATGCCCAAACCCGTGGCCTTTGCACAAAATGGATTCACCCGGCCGCCACGTGACCCCCAGCCGGAGAATTTATTTGTGAGCGACTTAATACCTCTGGACAAACCCATCACAGATGTGGCCAGCGGTGCCATCTCGAAGCGACCATCCCCTCATCGCCCTCTGTGCTCCCATTACAGCCGCCCCTTGCCAACGTTGTCGCGTGTGGTATCCCAGATTTTGGTAGATCATAAGGTGCGTGCCAAAGGCGGTGGACTTCCAGCCAAACAAAATGTGTCCAAAGACAGCAGCTGTGCTAGTCAATTCTCACCATTTAATAGCTACGAGGGACCCTCTGAGGATGCGCTTGTCGGACCGGGTGTTCGCCAAATGCTGCTCCAGCCGAGAGCTTTGCATATTCAAAGCCGGAACCATTTTCCCAGCACTAAACTATCCACATTTGATTCGGAGCCAAGCAGTGAGTGCTCCACATCGTCGGCGCATTTCGATATGCCAACGGCCCCACCTGCTGAGCGTCAATGTCACAGTTACACTGCGGGTCCTCCACTTCAAATGCGAGACATGATGAACGCTGTGGCACTGTCGGGTCTGTCTGACAACAGCGCCTCTAGCAGCAGCCACAAGAGTACCAACTCAACGCTGCCCGGGCGAGAGGAGTCAGTACGTAGTTGCGACGATGAGGAACCGGAGCTTACCAAGAAATCAAATGATGCTGATATGGGTCCCACCGCCATAATGGAAAAACTCCTATGGCTAATAGATCAACATCCAACAGATGATGCAACACCCGATCCGAACTCGTTATTGGCCCAAACAGACGCTTCCTTAATGGATACCCAGGTGAAGTCGGACGGGATTATCGATAAGCATAGTGAATCTGTGAAGGTTCTGCTCCAATTTGTGAAGAATCTGCACATTGAAGGCACTAATAAGAATAGTATTCCCTCAACAATACTCAATAACGACATTGAGGACAATTTGCAGACTAGCGCAGATTCTCCCTTGCCAGAATTGCACATTTCCAATGATATGTCTaatgagttttatttaaatacttcaaataaatCTGCTGGCGATGCAAAGTATATTAATGTGTTGTCCAATGGAAATAATGTCAAATACCTAGGAAAAAGGGAGACATCACATCTTACAGGTAACGGCGGTACATCGATATGGTCCTTCATCACAAGATTCTTTAAGGCCAAACACTACACAGAAACTACAACAGCCTTAGACGATTCTGCAGTAATTTCAATCGTTACAGATGAATTGAAACCACTTAAAAGTGCGGAGAATCTACACTACGGTGCCATAAATCAGTttccaaaaaaacacaactttCAGGATAAGAAATctataaatcaaattgtatCATCTAATAGTAATAATAGGAACTGTCGAAAATGTGGCTTACATCGGGCAGCCCAAGTAGAGTACAAGAAGAGTTGCAGATTCTATTCTAGTGCTTCCAATGCAAGGCAGACTGCAAGACTATCTATGTCTAACTGCTTAAAGATGCATCATAAGCAAACCATCAAGTCAGCACCGAAAACATGCCATGAAAAACATGTCAACACTAAGATGCAAGCTATGAATTTAACCAAACACTTCGAGAATAAATATTACTCTGTCAATGAAGAGTCAAAGAAATCGTTTGGCCTCAAAGAACGTATTCAAAATGTTCAACAAAATTCGGAAGAATCTGTAACTACCTCAACAATTTTCGAATCATGCAATACATCAGTAGGATCTGTGCTTGATGGACTAAAGTCTGCACCTCTACCAAGAGATATTGAACTTTTGGCACTCCTGCAAAGAAGACTGATCCACAAAAGGACAAAGCTTCCAACCGTCTACCAGGTGGCGAGCACCATTGAAACAATTCGCTTTGAGTGTAGTGAGATTATTAAACCCAAGATGACTTCATATACCGTAGAAATGGGGCGTGTAGAATATTCCACACTCGAAAACTTCagattaaataaacattgcgGCTTAATCGAATTCCGAATTCCTGATATTCGAAAAGATGTatcaaaacaagtaaaagCAAACGAATACAATATTAAGTATTCGACTACATCAGAAtcaagtaaatattttgaagatTCTTTATTGGAGAGCAATACAACACCTTCAAAACGACAAATGCTTGCAGTGTGGCCAGGTCATGCGTTTAGTTATAGAAAGCGGCgcaaaaaatcgaaaacaatgCAGGAGTTAAAGTCTGCAATAAACGACGACAGATCGGCAGACGAAGATGATAATGCACAAACGGATCATAAGAAAAGAGAAGTGCAGGATACGTGGATAAGCAATGAATTAGTTCAAAAGAAAATCCACGAAATGATGATCAAACCTATTCGTCTTTTAAATTGA